AGCATCCAGGGAGGAGCCTTGTAAAGCTTCATCAATACCGTAAATTTCGACACCTGCTAACGAAATACCATTATGAACTGATAGCATGTACTTAAAATCAAGTGGAAGTTTCAGGTTGATATGACGCTCGAAATCCTCCAATCGGTTATCGGTAATGGGTGGCCCTAATAAAGCTATTTCGCTATCGAACTTGGTTAACTCCGCAATTATATGATCGCTATGCTTTATGATGTCTGCCATCTTATTCTTTTGACTCTGACAGGGTGTTTATGGCACCCCCCTCTAACCCCCAAACCCTACCCCACCAAACTTTCCGTCTCTATCTTTTTCTGCAACTCTAATATAGCACCTATAAGCGCTTCGGGGCGCGGGGGGCAGCCTTGTACGTATACATCAACAGGGATTACCCTGTCTACCCCTTTTACTACGTGGTAACCATGCTGCCAGTAAGGGCCGCCGCAATTAGAGCAGCTACCCATCGAGATAACATACTTTGGCTCGGGCATTTGCTCGTACAGGCGTTTAATGCGTTCGGCCATTTTAAAGGTAACGGTGCCGGCTATTATA
This portion of the Inquilinus sp. KBS0705 genome encodes:
- a CDS encoding NADH-quinone oxidoreductase subunit B, with translation MTPDLTNESGGVVVTKMNDLLNWARLSSLWPVSFGIACCAIEMMGSMASTYDLDRFGVFPRPSPRQADVIIIAGTVTFKMAERIKRLYEQMPEPKYVISMGSCSNCGGPYWQHGYHVVKGVDRVIPVDVYVQGCPPRPEALIGAILELQKKIETESLVG